GGCAGCACCAAGGTTTTGATCAAGACCGAGACCGAGCAAGACCTACTTGCCAGGGATGCTGGCCTATCGGAGGGTACGGGGAACTAATGCAAACCGCATACCGAGCAATAAGAGTCGCACTCCTTGGTGCGGGCTCAGTTGGCGCAAACGTCGCTCGACTGATGATCGAGAACAAGCAGGAGCTGGCTCAGCGCGTTGGAGCTGAGTTTGAAATTGCAGGCATCTTGGTTCGCGATGCCCACCAGGTCAGACCAGGTGTGCCGAGCGAACTCTTCACCACTGACGCCGAGGGACTGATTCTTAGCGCTGACATTGTCATCGAACTCATCGGCGGCATTCACCCCGCGAAAGAGTATGTCGAGCTGGCACTCAACTCCGGTGCTGATGTGATCACAGCAAACAAGGCGCTCATCGCCGCGCACGGACCGCAGCTATTTGATTTAGCAGAGCAGCTTGGGGCTCAGCTTTACTACGAGGCTGCAGTTGCTGGAGCGATCCCAATCATTCGTCCGCTTCGAGAATCACTGGCTGGTGACAAGGTAAATCGAGTCATGGGCATCGTGAATGGCACGACTAACTTCATCCTCGACCGCATGGAGTCAACCGGGGCAGATTTCGATGAGGCACTGGCTGAGGCAACTAAGCTCGGTTATGCCGAGGCTGACCCGACTGCTGACATTGAGGGTTATGACGCAGCATCCAAGGCCGCTATCTTGGCTTCCCTTGCCTTCCACTCCGAGGTTCCAGTCGAGAAAGTGCACCGCGAGGGAATTACGTCGGTTACCGCTTTGCAAATGGAAACTGCGCGTGATGCGGGCTACGCGGTAAAGCTATTGGCAATCTGTGAGCGAGTGGACGATGGTTTGGTTGCCAGGGTTCACCCAACACTGATTCCGTTGGATCACCCGCTAGCTGCAGTTCGCGGTGCCTACAACGCAGTCTTTGTTGAGGCTGAATCCGCTGGCCGTTTGATGTTCTACGGTGCTGGTGCTGGTGGCCCACAAACCGCGTCGGCAATTCTTGGTGATTTGGTTTCCGCTGCCAAGCGCCACCTTGCAGGTGGGCCAGGCCTTGCGGACTCTGTGCATGCAAACCTAGAGGCTCTTCCGGTGCAACGCATTCAGACGCGTTATCAAATCACCCTTCAGGTGAGCGATGAGCCAGGTGTATTGGCATCGATTGCATCGGTGTTTGCCGAGCATGGCGTGAGCGTAGAGACGGTAAGTCAGAGCTCTGCAACCACCGGAGCAGCGCTGCTGACTGTAATGACTCACAGAGCCTCGGAGCAGGCACTGGAGCAGGTGGTCTCCTCGCTTCGCAGCAAGAATTCAGTTCAGCAAATTAGCTCGGTCATCCGAGTGGAGGGAATGTAATGGCTCACCAGTGGCGCGGCGTAATTCGCGAGTATTTTGATCGACTACCTTTCACTGAGTCTGACCCCATAGTCACCCTGGGCGAAGGCGGCACTCCGCTAATCGAGGCTCCGGCGCTCGCGAAGTTGTTAGATGTTGGATCGGTGCACCTCAAGTTCGAAGGCATGAACCCAACCGGTTCGTTCAAGGACCGCGGTATGACTACAGCGGTTTCAAAGGCGAAGGGCAAGGGCGCACAGGCTGTAATCGCAGCGTCAACCGGAAACACCTCTGCGGCTGCCGCGGCCTACGCCGTGAAGGCTGGCATGCAGTCCGTGGTTTTGGTTCCAGCGGGCAAGATTTCCTGGGGCAAGCTCTCCCAAGCAGTTGCTCACAAGGCACAGATCTTGCAAGTGCGTGGCAACTTCGATGACTGTCTGCGACTAGCCAGGGAGCTAAGCGAGGGCTATCCGGTCTTCTTGGTCAACTCGGTAAACCCAGATCGACTTCAGGGTCAAAAGACCGCCGCCTTTGAGGTATTCGATGCACTGGGTTACGCACCAGATTTGCACGCAATGCCACTTGGAAATGCCGGCAACATCTCTGCTTATCACCTTGGTTACCGCGAAGAGAGAGACATGGGTCGCATCTCGACGCTTCCCAAGCTCTGGGGTATCCAGGCTGAGGGTAGCGCTCCGTTCATTAAGGGATCTCCAGTTCTCAAGCCAGAGACCATTGCCACCGCTATTCGAATCGGTAACCCTGCATCCTGGGATTTGGCGCAAGAGGCAAAGCGTGACACGGACGGCGCATTTGGGGCGGTTAGCGACAAAGAGATTTTGTGGATGCACGGCTTCCTGTCGCAGGAGGCCGGAGTATTCGTTGAGCCATCGAGCGCGACCGGGGCTGCAGGTCTTTACAAGGCAGCAAAGCTAGGTCAACTGCCAAAGGTCAACTCAATTGTGGTCACCGTTACCGGTCACGGCCTCAAGGATCCAGACTGGGCCCTAAAGGACGAGCGTGGTCGCCAAATCAAGCCAAAGAAGGTGACTGCAACTGCGAGTGCGGTTGCCGACATCCTCGGTTTGGAGCGCAACAAGTGATCGTAAAGGTTCGCATTCCTGCGACCAGTGCGAATCTCGGTCCAGGCTTTGACACCCTTGGCATGGCGCTGAGCTTTTATGACGAGTACCAGGCCGAGGTGATTGAATCTGGGCTTGAGATTGTGGTCGAAGGCGAGGGGTCCGGTGAGGTTGCAACCGATGCCGGAAATCTGATTTACAAAACCATTCAGCACGTCTTTCAAAAAGTAGGGGAGCAACTACCTGCTCTCAGAATTCGCTGTCACAACCAAATCCCACACGGTCGCGGCATGGGCTCCTCCGGAGCTGCGGTTGCCGGTGGTGTGATGCTGGCCAGTGGACTCCTGAGCCAGAAGCGCAGTTTCAGCGAGCAAGAGCTCCTTGAGTTCGCAACCGACATAGAGGGTCACCCGGACAATGTTGCTCCAGCACTTTTCGGCGGCTTGACTATCGCCTGGAAAGACGAATCCGGACCACATCACAAGAAGCTGATCGCGCACCGTGGTATTTCGCCTTTGGTCTTCGTACCACCGCACCAGATGTCTACCAAGTTGGCTAGGTCGTTGCAGCCTGAGTCCGTCCCTCACACCGATGCCGTGTTCAACCTCTCGCGCTCTGCTCTGTTGGTTGCCGCGCTGACTCAGAGCCCCGAGCTACTGTTCGCAGCTACCGAGGATCGTCTCCACCAAAACTATCGAGCCAGCGCAATGCCGGAGACCTCTGCTTTGGTGGCCGAGCTTCGAGCTGCCGGACACCCGGCAGTCGTGTCAGGCGCCGGGCCATCGGTTTTGGTCCTGGAGCCATCGCCACAGGATCGCCTCAGCGCTATTGCAATTGCAAAAGAGAACTTTCCACACTGGAAAGCGCTAACGCTTGCAGTTGATTACAAAGGTGCTAGTGTTGAGCTGCAGTTTGGATCAGGCAACTAAAAGCCCGCCACTGCTTCTCTCATAGAAATTCTTCAAATCCGGCAATCTGTGCCGCAAAGAAACGAGTAACCATACATGGATGAAATCCAGCAGGAAAAGCCAGCAAGACGCGTTCGCCGCGCTACCAGCGCAACCGTCGAGGCTTCCGCACCACAGACTGGAGCACCACAAGAGGCCAAGACCACTCGCCGCCGCTCCACTAAGAAGGAATCGGGCGCAGAGGTAAGCACCGAGACCAAGGCCGAGTCAAAGCCAGAAGCAACCGAGCGTCCAGCACGCGAAGAGCGCGCACCTCGCGAGGAGCGTGCACCACGTGAGGGCCGTCAGGACCGCGGTGGTCGTGACCGCCAGCGCAACGAGGGCTCCGAGGAGCGCAGCGAGGGCGAGAGCAACCAGGGCGAGCGCGGCGAGCGCGAGTCTCGTCAGGATCGTGACGATGACCGTCGCGGTGGCAGAAACCGTCGCGGTCGCTTCCGTGACCGTGACCGCCGTCGCAATGGATCACAGGATGAGGCAGAGCCAGAGGTATCTGAGGATGATGTCCTAGTTCCAGTCGCTGGAATCCTGGATGTCCTTGACAACTACGCTTTCCTTAGAACCTCGGGATACCTACCGGGTCCAAACGATGTTTACGTGTCTCTCGGACAGGTCAAGAAGTACGGCCTTCGCAAGGGTGATGCAGTCGTCGGTTCAATCCGTCAGCCTCGTGAGAGCGACAACAACCAGCGCCAGAAGTTCAACGCGCTAGTACGAGTTGACTCGGTAAACGGTCAGACCTTGGAAGAGGCAGCCGCTCGCGTCGAATTTGGCAAGCTGACCCCGCTTTACCCAGACGCCAGACTGCGTCTTGAGACCGACCCTAAGAAGTTGTCCACCAGAATCATTGACCTGGTAGCCCCGATTGGTAAGGGACAGCGTGGATTGATCGTTTCCCCACCAAAGGCCGGTAAGACCTTGGTGCTACAGGCAATTGCAAACGCAATTTCAACCAACAACCCAGAGGTTCACCTGATGGTTGTTTTGGTTGACGAGCGCCCTGAAGAAGTCACCGACATGCAGCGCACTGTCAAGGGTGAGGTCATTGCCTCCACCTTCGACCGCCCTGCCGATGACCACACCACCGTTGCTGAGCTCGCGATTGAGCGCGCCAAGCGTTTGGTTGAGATGGGTCACGACGTTGTCGTGCTGCTCGACTCGATCACTCGTCTAGGTCGTGCCTACAACCTTTCCGCTCCAGCATCCGGCCGCATTCTCTCCGGTGGTGTTGACTCTTCAGCCCTCTACCCACCAAAGAAGTTCTTCGGTGCAGCCAGAAACATCGAAAACGGTGGCTCGCTGACTATCTTGGCAACTGCCTTGGTTGAGACCGGATCCAAGATGGATGAGGTCATCTTCGAGGAGTTCAAGGGAACTGGAAACATGGAGCTTCGCCTATCTCGTCAGCTCGCTGACAAGCGAATCTTCCCAGCCGTCGACATCAATGCCTCTGGAACCAGACGCGAAGAAATGCTGATGAGCCCGCAGGAGACCAAGATCATCTGGAAGCTGCGCCGCGCTCTTGCAGGCTTGGAGCAGCAGCAGGCACTTGAGCTGGTTCTGAGCCGCTTGAAAGACACTCAGAGCAACGTTGAGTTCTTGCTAAAGCTTGAGAAGTCAATGCCGGTTCCTTCCGAGACTGATGCGGAGTAATCTTGCTCGACTCGCTGCAAGGACTAAGGTCTGAGCACGCTGAGCTGCAGAAGCAGCTCAGCGATGCTTCAGTTCACGCCAACCCCGCGTTGGCAAAGAAGCTTAATCGTCGCTATGCCGAGCTATCTGCAATCCTGAACGCCGAAGCCAACGTGATCGGCCTGCAGGATGATATTGCAGCGGCTTCGGAGCTAGCCAAGGAAGACGAGGCTTTTGCCGCCGAACTTCCAGGCATGCAGGAGCGCCTCAAGGAAGCCCAGGAAAAACTGCGCAGGCTTCTCATCCCTCGTGACCCAGACGATGGGCGTGATGTGATTATGGAAATCAAGGCTGGTGAAGGTGGTGCCGAGTCGGCACTGTTCGCAGCCGATCTGCTTCGCATGTACATGCACTATGCAACCTCCAAGGGTTGGAAGGCAGAGGTCTTGGACCGCACCGAGAGTGATTTGGGTGGCATCAAAGATGTCCAGGTTGCAATCAAGTCATCAGCCACCGATCCAGCAGATGGAGTTTGGGCTCACCTGAAGTACGAGGGTGGGGTTCACCGCGTGCAGCGAGTGCCAGTGACTGAGACTCAGGGTCGGATCCACACCTCCGCTGCCGGAGTATTGGTGTTTCCAGAGGTTGATGAGCCTGAAGAGGTAGACATCAACCAAAATGACTTGCGCATCGATGTCTTCCGCTCTTCAGGTCCTGGTGGCCAGTCGGTGAACACAACTGACTCCGCAGTTCGCATCACTCACCTTCCAACCGGAATCGTGGTCTCGATGCAGAACGAGAAGTCGCAGCTGCAAAACCGCGAAGCGGCCATGCGCGTGCTAAGGGCTCGCTTGCTCGCTGCCCAGCAGGAGGCAATTGAGGCTGAGCAGTCGGCGGCGAGAAAGTCTCAGATTCGTACCGTGGACCGCTCCGAGCGCATTCGCACCTACAACTTCCCTGAGAACCGAATTGCCGATCACCGCACCGGATACAAGGCTTACAACCTAGATCAGGTCATGGACGGCGCCCTTGAGCCAATCGTGCAGTCAGCCATCAAGATGGACGAAGAGGCCAGACTCGCCGCGCTTGCCGGAGAGTAATGCGCTTTGTTGAGGCTTTGGCCTTTGCGAAAGAGGAGCTAGCCAAGGCTGGCGTTGCCTCTTATGAGGCTGATGCTTACTGGCTCATTTGTCACGCTGCCGAAATCACCAAGACCGAACTTCTGACTCGTATGAGTTTTGATCTTGGGCTGAGTGATTCGGCGCATGCAAAGTTTCTAGAGGCACTGCAGCGCAGGGTCTTGCGTGAACCGCTGCAGCACATCACCGGAGCTGCTGCGTTTTTGGACTTCGAGGTTTCGGTTGGTCCCGGGGTTTTTATCCCTAGGCCAGAAACCGAGGTTTTAGTTGGTGTCAGTCTTGATTTGATAAAGAGCAAGCCCAATCCGAATGTCTTTGAGGTTGGATCTGGCTCGGGAATCATTTCGATTGCAATTGCCCGCGCTAGGACGGATGCCGATGTCTTGGCGCTTGAAACATCCCCGGAAGCCATTCCTTACCTGAGGCAGAATCTTTTGGATCTCGCTCCGTCAGTGACGCTGAGGGAGGGCAAGTTTCCAGATGACAGCTTTGATCTGGTTGGGAGCGTGGACCTGTTGGTCTCTAACCCTCCATACATTCCCGAGGGTGCGGTTCCATTGGACCCCGAGGTGTATCTTCACGATCCTGAATTGGCACTTTATTCGGGGCAGGACGGCCTGGATCTGATTCGAGACCTGGTAAGCATCGGGCACGAGCTATTGGTCGACGGGGGAGTCATCGCTTTGGAGCATGCCGACGGACAGTCCGACGCCATCGTTGAATTACTATTGGCGCAAGGGTACAAAGAAGTTATCGCCCATAAAGATTTGACTGACAGATTTAGAACTATCAGCGCTAGAAAGTAGAGCCGAGAATGCAGAAGATTTACGACTGCTCAGTGGATGTCGAACTTCTCGGCGGCTTTCGCCAGGCCAAGGTCGCCTTGGATCGCTCCGAGGTTGTAGTGATTCCTACCGACACTGTTTACGGTTTGGCGGCAGATGCTTTCAGTGTCAAGGGCGTCGAGCAACTACTTGCACTCAAGGGCCGTGACCGAACTTCACCTCCTCCGGTTTTGATTCCAAAGGTGGAGACCATGTCCGCGCTGGCCACCGATCTGCCTCTAATTGCAAATCAGCTGGCCGCAGCTTTTTGGCCAGGTGCATTAACCATGGTTCTCAAGGCTCAGTTGTCCCTCGATTGGGATTTGGGTGACACCAGGGGAACGGTTGCCCTTCGGGTCCCAGACCACAAGATCACACTTGCGCTCCTGGAGGACGTCGGACCGCTAGCGGTATCGAGTGCGAACCTCACGGGTGAGCCAGCAGCAGTGACTGCTCAACAGGCAGCGGAGTATTTCAAAGAGAAGGTTCCGGTTTACCTCGATGCCGGGTCGAGTCCTAAGGGCGAAGCATCAACGATTTTGGATTTGTCTCAGGTTAGAGATGGTCAACCGATTCGAGTCTTGAGAAAGGGCGCCATTTCACTCGAGCGAATTCGCTCGGTGATTGGTGATGCACAACTGCAGGTCGACTAAGTGCGCGCCTACCTTCTGGTATTACTGCTCTCGGCCATAGTTACTTACCTGGCTACCTGGGCGGTGCGCTATCTGGCCAGAAGGTACAACATCCACCCAGCGAT
The genomic region above belongs to Aquiluna sp. KACHI24 and contains:
- the prfA gene encoding peptide chain release factor 1; this encodes MLDSLQGLRSEHAELQKQLSDASVHANPALAKKLNRRYAELSAILNAEANVIGLQDDIAAASELAKEDEAFAAELPGMQERLKEAQEKLRRLLIPRDPDDGRDVIMEIKAGEGGAESALFAADLLRMYMHYATSKGWKAEVLDRTESDLGGIKDVQVAIKSSATDPADGVWAHLKYEGGVHRVQRVPVTETQGRIHTSAAGVLVFPEVDEPEEVDINQNDLRIDVFRSSGPGGQSVNTTDSAVRITHLPTGIVVSMQNEKSQLQNREAAMRVLRARLLAAQQEAIEAEQSAARKSQIRTVDRSERIRTYNFPENRIADHRTGYKAYNLDQVMDGALEPIVQSAIKMDEEARLAALAGE
- the thrB gene encoding homoserine kinase, with product MALSFYDEYQAEVIESGLEIVVEGEGSGEVATDAGNLIYKTIQHVFQKVGEQLPALRIRCHNQIPHGRGMGSSGAAVAGGVMLASGLLSQKRSFSEQELLEFATDIEGHPDNVAPALFGGLTIAWKDESGPHHKKLIAHRGISPLVFVPPHQMSTKLARSLQPESVPHTDAVFNLSRSALLVAALTQSPELLFAATEDRLHQNYRASAMPETSALVAELRAAGHPAVVSGAGPSVLVLEPSPQDRLSAIAIAKENFPHWKALTLAVDYKGASVELQFGSGN
- the prmC gene encoding peptide chain release factor N(5)-glutamine methyltransferase, translating into MRFVEALAFAKEELAKAGVASYEADAYWLICHAAEITKTELLTRMSFDLGLSDSAHAKFLEALQRRVLREPLQHITGAAAFLDFEVSVGPGVFIPRPETEVLVGVSLDLIKSKPNPNVFEVGSGSGIISIAIARARTDADVLALETSPEAIPYLRQNLLDLAPSVTLREGKFPDDSFDLVGSVDLLVSNPPYIPEGAVPLDPEVYLHDPELALYSGQDGLDLIRDLVSIGHELLVDGGVIALEHADGQSDAIVELLLAQGYKEVIAHKDLTDRFRTISARK
- a CDS encoding L-threonylcarbamoyladenylate synthase; the encoded protein is MQKIYDCSVDVELLGGFRQAKVALDRSEVVVIPTDTVYGLAADAFSVKGVEQLLALKGRDRTSPPPVLIPKVETMSALATDLPLIANQLAAAFWPGALTMVLKAQLSLDWDLGDTRGTVALRVPDHKITLALLEDVGPLAVSSANLTGEPAAVTAQQAAEYFKEKVPVYLDAGSSPKGEASTILDLSQVRDGQPIRVLRKGAISLERIRSVIGDAQLQVD
- a CDS encoding homoserine dehydrogenase produces the protein MQTAYRAIRVALLGAGSVGANVARLMIENKQELAQRVGAEFEIAGILVRDAHQVRPGVPSELFTTDAEGLILSADIVIELIGGIHPAKEYVELALNSGADVITANKALIAAHGPQLFDLAEQLGAQLYYEAAVAGAIPIIRPLRESLAGDKVNRVMGIVNGTTNFILDRMESTGADFDEALAEATKLGYAEADPTADIEGYDAASKAAILASLAFHSEVPVEKVHREGITSVTALQMETARDAGYAVKLLAICERVDDGLVARVHPTLIPLDHPLAAVRGAYNAVFVEAESAGRLMFYGAGAGGPQTASAILGDLVSAAKRHLAGGPGLADSVHANLEALPVQRIQTRYQITLQVSDEPGVLASIASVFAEHGVSVETVSQSSATTGAALLTVMTHRASEQALEQVVSSLRSKNSVQQISSVIRVEGM
- the thrC gene encoding threonine synthase, translated to MAHQWRGVIREYFDRLPFTESDPIVTLGEGGTPLIEAPALAKLLDVGSVHLKFEGMNPTGSFKDRGMTTAVSKAKGKGAQAVIAASTGNTSAAAAAYAVKAGMQSVVLVPAGKISWGKLSQAVAHKAQILQVRGNFDDCLRLARELSEGYPVFLVNSVNPDRLQGQKTAAFEVFDALGYAPDLHAMPLGNAGNISAYHLGYREERDMGRISTLPKLWGIQAEGSAPFIKGSPVLKPETIATAIRIGNPASWDLAQEAKRDTDGAFGAVSDKEILWMHGFLSQEAGVFVEPSSATGAAGLYKAAKLGQLPKVNSIVVTVTGHGLKDPDWALKDERGRQIKPKKVTATASAVADILGLERNK